AGACGCCAATCTTTCACTTGTTCTGCTTGCCGCTTGCCATTCAGTATTCTAGATTCTAGAATAAGGAATGGCTCAAGGCCTGCTGCCTCAAGATGTGGTCGTGCTCGCCAAGCTGGTGAGCTACGGTGGAGAGCGTCCGCCGATTGCTCGGGTGGCCGGCGACCTGGCGTTGAGCCCCTCTCAGGTCCATGCATCGCTTAAGCGCTTGGAACGGTCCCGGCTGGTGGACGCCCAGACGGGTCGACCGCTCTTGAAGGCGGTCGAAGAGTTCCTGATCCATGGCGTCAAGTACGCATTTCCGGTCCAACGCGGTGAGGCGACGCGCGGCGTGCCGACGGCGTACGCGGCACCGCCGCTGAGTGACCAGATCGTCGACAACGGCGACCTCCCGCCCGTATGGCCCGATCCGGATGGTGAGGTACGCGGCGCGACCCTCGAGCCACTGCACAAGGCCGCGCCGAAAGCCGCCCGGAAGGACCCTGCGCTCCACGAGCTTCTGGCGCTGATTGACGCGCTACGCGATGGACGTGTGCGTGAGCGGCATCTGGCGGAGAAAGAGCTGAGCGCGCGGCTACGGAGGCTCCTTCGTGGCTGATCCGAATCGCGTGCTCTTCGAGTCCGTCGTGCACCTGCTCGCGCCGGTGCTCGATGAGCTCGTGTTCGTTGGCGGCTGCACGACAGGGCTGTTCCTCACCGATCCGGCAGCGGGCGGCATCCGACCGACGAAGGATGTCGACGCGATCGTGGACGTGACGTCATACGCGAAGTACGCCGCTCTCTCGGAACGGCTGCGCGCGCTGGGACTCGCCGAGGACCCCACGCCAGGCGCGCCGCTCTGCCGGTGGCGACGGGACGAGTTCATCGTCGACGTCATGCCGGTGGACGAGCACGTTCTTGGCTTCAGCAACCGGTGGTACCCGGCCGCCATCGAGACGGCTCAGATACTTCAGATCGCCGGACACGAGGTGCGAGTGGTCACGCCGGCGCTGTTCATCGCGACGAAATTGGACGCGTTCCATGGACGCGGCGATGGTGACATCGTCGCGAGTCACGATCTCGAGGACATCATCGCCGTGGTCGATGGGCGTCCGGAGATCGGGAGCGACGTCGCCGCCGCCCGCGCCGACGTGCGCGACTATATCGGCACGGAGATCCGAGCGCTGCTCGACGATCCCAATTTCGTCGAGGCGCTCGGCGGCTTCCTCCTTCCGGACGCGGCGAGTCAGGGACGACGCTCGCTTCTCGAGGCGCGGCTTCGAGCGCTCTACTCGCCAAGGACCTGACGGGGATGTGGATCAACCGGGATGTCGACCTGCCGCAGGCACTCGTAGCGGCACAGCGAGAAGGCCGCCTCGTCATCTTTGCGGGCGCAGGAGTCTCAATGGGGCCGCCCGCCAACCTCCCCTCCTTCGAGGACCTCGCCGTTCAGATCGCCGGAGGCGCGCTACCTCGGAGGCCAACCGAGCCCCTGGATGCCTATCTTGGACGCGTCGAACAGCACGGCACCAATGTCCAGGCAAGGGCCCGTCATAGACGTGGAGACGTCCACGCCGCGCCCCCTGCATCACGCACTGATCAGCCTGTTTCGAGACGAATCGGCCGTTCGGGTGGTGACGACGAACTTTGACCGACATTTCACGACCGCACTCCGCGAACGCTATCCTCATGTCGACATCTTCACCGCTCCGGCGTTGCCTTTGGGGCGCGACTGGACTGGGTTGACCTACCTGCATGGGGCTGTGGAACGAGACCGCAGCCACCTCGTCGTGACTGATCGCGACTTCGAGCAGGCGTACCTCGCCGACGCGTGGGCCACTCGGTTCCTCATGACCATGTTCGAGGCGTACGTGGTTCTGTTCGTTGGGTACAGTCACGCCGACCCCGTCATGAGGTATCTGGCGCGCAGTTTCGTCGGCGGCACGTCGCGATTCGCGCTCACGCTCCCTGATCAAGATGATCACTGGACACACCTGGGCATCGTTCCGGTTCACTTCCCGAAACGAGTCGCTCCGGACGAGTACAGTGCCCTCGATGACGCCATTGAGAGCTGGAATGCCGCGGCGCGCATGGGCGTGTTCGATCATCGCTTGCGGATCGGCCAGCTGGTCGCGCTACCGCCGCCGCTCGAACCCGAGAACATCGACTACCTGCGAGGCGTTGTGGGCAATGCCGTGACGCTCCGCTTCTTCGTTGAGCTGGCGACTCTCCGTGAATGGCTTGATTGGGCCATTGGCGAACGCCTTCTTCAGCCGCTCATAGGACCGGAGCCGCTTGGCGACACTGGCCGGCAGGTCGCGCATTGGTTCGCGGAACGATTCGTCGTTCCCCATGCCGAGGTTGCACTGCAGTTCGTCCAGAATCACCTCGCAATACTGAATCCGGGCTGCGCAGATGCGATTGCGTTTCGGCTAGCCGTCGGTCGAGACCCTTTGCCGGACGGCGTTCTACGGTTGTGGGCAACCGCGCTCGCGGCTGCGGACAACACTCATCCACACACTCTTGAGAGGCTGCTGCGCGCCTGCGTGGATAGCGGCGACAACGCCACGGCCTTGGTCCTCTTCCGCGTCCTGCTGCGTCCGCGCTTACGCTTCGATCCGGTGTGGAGTGGGCTGCATGATGAGACCCCGCCGGTGCTCGATGTGGAATTGGCCCTCAGAGGCAAGCCGTACGATCTTCGCAACGCCTGGGACCGATCGCTACGGGCCGAGATCCCAGCGCTCCACTGTCAGCTCTTAGCCTTGGCGACCGAGTGGGTTTACGAGGCGTCGGGGCTGTTGCGCGCTGCCGGGAAGGCAACAGACACCTGGGATCCTTTGAGCTTTCACCGATCCGCGATCGAAGAGCATGAGCAGGACCACACGCACGACGACTGGGGCCTGATCATCGATATCGCGAGGGACACCATCGACTGGGCAGTCATCCATGACGCGACGCTGGCGAGCGCGACGATCGCACCTTGGATCACCGCCGGCCCGTCGCTCCTTAAGAGGCTCGCGATCCATGGAACCGCACGTCGAACCGACGTGTCACCGTCCGAAGGACTCGATCTGATCGAACGTCACCAGTGGCTGTACGACTCTGGCTTGAAACACGAGACGTTCGAATTGCTTCGCGCCGTGTTTCCCCACGCAACTGATGACGCACAGCAACACTTTGTCGCCTACTCGATGGATGCCGCCGTTCTCTCCACGGACGGAGAGATTGACAAGGACGCCGCGCGGACGATCAACTACGAGCGCTACAACGTGGCTGTGTGGTTGGTGCAAGTCGCACCGGATTCGCTGATCGCGCGGGACCACCTCGCCCAAATGCAGGAGAGACACCCTGACTTCGCGCCTCGAACGCATCCTGACATGGATCGTTGGATCAGCTCAGGGTGGGTCGGTCCCCGCAGTCCGATAACTGCCCAAGAGCTCCTCGCGATGCAGCCGTCCGACGCGGCCACCTATGTCAGCGGCTATCGGCCGGAGAGGCCGAGCTTTGACGGCCCCGACCGTTCAGGATTGATGACCATCTTCTCCCAGGTGGCAGGTCAAGACAGGCCCTGGGCCATGTCGGTTGCGCAATCCCTCGTCGCGGCAGGCCGTTGGGACGGTGATCTGTGGGGCTCTCTCCTTCAGGCTTGGCGCGCACCCACTCTGTCGGACGTGGAACTCCGAGACGTGTTGGCCATCCTGGACGACCATGCTCGAGTCGGGGCGACAGCGGCTCTCGAGGCTGCTCACGTAATCGAAGACGCACTCGACCGAACGGATCTTGTTGAAGCGGACATCGCCCGGATTGAACGGATCGGCGAACGACTCCTGACGATCTCCGATGGCCTGCCTCCAAGTGTGTACACGAATGGCGTCCTTGACTGGCTGACTAGCGCGCTCAACCATCCGGCGGGCGAGGTCGCAATGGCTTGGATCAAGGCGGTGTCCAAGCGGATGAGTGCATCGGCCGACGGATGGAACGGGTTGCCGCCAGAGACTCGTGAGCGATTCGAGGGGCTGCTTCATGGCGAGGGGCACAATGCATCGCTCGCGCGCGTGATCTTCGCGAGCCAAGTCCACTTCCTGTTCAGAGCGGATCGCGCCTGGACAGAAGTGAATGTCGTGCCTCTCTTCGATTGGGCAGTCGACGCGGACCGCGCGAGTCAGGCGTGGCACGGTTTCCTGACTTGGGGACGGTGGAACGACCCACTCTTTGCCTGCATGTTGCCATTCACACAACAAACGTTCACGCGCATCGACGCCCTCGGCGAGCAAGCGCACGCCTTCGTGACGGCTCTTGCGAACGTCGCGGCGTACTCGCAGCTTGATCCTTGGATCAATGCCGGATGGCTCTTTCAGTTCGTGCGTGAGGCGAGCGAAGCTCACCGTGCCGAGTGGGCCCGAACGTTTGGTCGAAGTCTGGAGGCCGGGTCCACCGAAGGAAGCGCGGCCATATGGCAACGTTGGCTATCCAGCTACTGGCAGGCTCGCATTACGGGCGTGCCGCGGCCGTTCGCCGATGCGGAAAGAGAAGCGATGGTCGCTTGGGTATGCCCGCTGAAGGGCAACTTTCAGGACGTGATTCGATTCTTGGCGAGTGCCCCGCCCGACGTCCTGGACCACTTCACCCTGTATCGCCTCAAACAGTGTGGCCTTGCCGAGTCCCACAGTGCAGCCATCGGCAAACTGCTGGCCGACCTGCTTCCGCACGTCACCGAAGTCCAGCACGACACCGGTGAACTGTTCGACCTTGCAGCCGGTGCCCTTGCGGGCGGGGCAGACCGGGGGGACGTACGGCGAATTGCCGCCGAGATGCTGCGTCTCGGACTCACGGATGGCGAGCGGCTGCGCCGTATGGCGGACGACGCGCCGGACGGAGCCTAGCGACCCAAGAATCTGCCTGAAAGATCTCGTCCCAAACTCGCGTTCATACGAAGTAGGGACGGGTGTGCTCACGGAAGAGCTTGGCTGGGTGTTAGGGACGATTTTCGACACTACCTCGTCCATGCGGCGTGAGAATTCTGCTCGTGTCCAGGCCCCCTGACGCGCACTGCGGAAAGGATCTTTCGAGGATCGATCTGCGTTCTACAGGAGTAGTTCGCCCCACGTCTCCGCCTCAGCCGCGAACAGCGGAGTCCACGCGAGTGACTATCCTATTCGCTCATCGAAGCGGGACGGAGCCGCCTACGCACCTTCAGATATCGCATGGCGAATGGCAAGATCAGTAGAGGATGCAGCAGAAACACCAACACGAACGCGGTCCAGGTCGGGTTGAGTGGAATCACCAGTTTGTCGACGCCAACGATCGCCGCCGTGAGGAGAAGTGAGGCGGCGACATACATTGCCGTGAGTTTGAAAGCGAGGCGCTGTTCGCCCGGCCCGGTCTTCAGGAACTCCTTCGCCAACTCTCGTGGCGCCCCGAAGGTGCCGATGGCTGCCGCGAATGCCTCGGGCACATCGACACCGGCGCTGAGTCGTGCCTGAGCGTGGGTCGTTTTACGCGATCTCGCCGACTGGCGACACACGGCACAGGGAAGGGCGAGCATCGCGGCCATTGGCGCAGTCCTCATGGGCCGTCGGCGTCGCCAGTCTGAAAGATCTCCCCCAAACTCGCGTTCGTAGAGGCAGGGACGGGTATGCCCTACCGGAAGAGGCTGGCTGGGAGGCAGGGATTCGAGCCCGGTCCGATGAGCCGAAGGCGAATCGGCCGCGCCTGAAACCGTGCTGACCAGCCCGCCGAGCGAACCGGAGGTGAGCGAGGTGGCTGGGTGTTAGGGACGATTTCCGCAACTGGTTGTTCAGCGCCGCCTGATCAGTGAAAGCCGGCCACTTGCCCACCAATCAATCCTCGGGAGATTCCTCGGCTCCGACCCCGGCCTTGCGATCTGAGAGACGCCCTGGCTTGTCGACGGAGTACGTGCCCTCGCCGTCAGAGATAACCTTCTTTGCCTGCCCGTAAGCCCATCGCGGAATCTGTGGGCACGTTTCGTTCAGTCGACCCTTCTCCAGCGCAAGGTCCTTCAGACGCTCCGTCAAGACGCGTGCAGGCTCATCTGTCCAGCATTCGACCGTCCAGAAGATGCGCGCCCGACCGTTAAGCGCCTCGTACTTGTTCCCGGCATTCAGGTGGGCTGCGGCCCGTTCATTGGGGTTGAGGAACGTTTGGAGCGCGGCCAGCGCCGCTGCCGCACCCGACAATAGTCCAGCGGCCAGCCTGAGCCAGACGTTCGCGAAGAACGAGAAGGCAATCGCACCAGCGGTCGCGGCGAAGACGGCATTCGGCACCCCGATGCCAAGATGGAATCGTGTCATCGCTCGGCGGCAGCGTAGTGGCCCTTGGCAGAGAATAGAGTGCTCTCCTCGATTCGCTTGGCCTCCTTGACAATCTCGTTCAGGCCCTTCGACGGAACAATCTCGCCGGTCGTCATAGCCGTTGGGTTGTCAACCATAGGCCGGAAAATAGTCGCCGAACACACGCCGCCACGCCTCTATGGCGTCTCGCAGCGTACCCCGACGGCCGTGATCCTCAGCGCGGATCGCTCGCTCATACGCGACCTGGAACTTTGCGACCGCGGCCTGAATCTTGTCTTGCGTGTTGAGGTACTGACCCACATCGTCGCCATAACCAGCTGGGTCAGGATTCCGCTGCGTCACCAAGGCGCGCCCTTTGTCGAAGACATACCGGACACCAGACGGGAAGTCCGATATGCGCACGTTGGAAAGGATCGATAACGCGAGCACCTCAAGGTGGAACGAACGCAGGATCCCACCACTCGCCCGGTTCCACCCCTTCAGCATCTTGATCATCGGTACCAGGCTACCCCCATGCGCGGCGTTGGCGTCGACCATGAGTTGCACGTGGGTCCGCGGATCGGTTGAGAGCCACTTCTGAGTGATTGAGTTCGGGATGAGGAATCCGCCGCCCTGGCGACGAACTCCGGGCACAACATCGACGACGAAGCCGCTGAATCGTATCGTCACGGCTTGGCCATTGCGACCAATGTCCGGAGTACGGGTGTATGTCCTGCGAAGGGTTCGTTTTACGAGATCCAGGAGGCCGGCAGGTCCGCCGTTAGTTCCCTGTTCGCGATAGTGGTGGAAATAGCTCGCAGGCAGAACGACGAGCACGTCCACGTCCGCCTCGTTGAGCGGAGCAATCATTGTGCTTCTAGAAGAGGAGCCAGTCAGGAACGAGTCCTCGACTTCCAAACCGGCCTCGAGAACCTCTCGGACGTGCGCTTGCCGCGTGGAAACGGTTTGCTTTTGGAGGCCCGTGATCTCGAGGTTGGCCTTGAAGTCTAGAAACGCCTGCGCCACAGTAGTCGCCATCCCGTGCCTTTCGTCTCGTACCTGCTCCTGGCGTGTCGCCAGGGCTCTACCCAGCGCCCATGGCCCACGGCACGGGAATCTCGTCGTTGCCCTTCCAGCCCCTGAACGCGCGGCACGCGTACTTCCCTCGATAACCGTAAAGAGCGAGGAGCGTCAGTTCGAAGAACTGCAGCCCAAGCTGGCCTGCCTGCCAGTACATAATGCCGTCCACGTCGTTGAGCCCCCGCCGGTTCTTGGCCGTCGGGTGGACCAGTCTCTTGCGGAGTCTCGTCAGGCAACCGGGTCCGTCGAGCTGCTCGCCCGAGGCATACGTGCTGAGCTCCGTCATCCTCGCCGGCACGGCCGTGGGGATGTCGAGCCCTTCGAGCAGCGTACGGATGCGGCCATTCGCGCTGAGACCATCGAATTGCGCCTCGGAGAACGCGTTGCCGCGTTCGACAAGCCGAACCCACGCCAGCAGCTCCAGCGCAATCTGGACCAACGGGATTCGAACCTCGTTCGCGACGTGGGCGGCGTTCGCCGCCATGTACCAGGACATGCCAGTCCTGATGGCATCGTTCCACACAGCGTCGGCCCACAGATCGAGGAACCCAGCGAACAAGTCGTCAAGCTGCAGACGGCTACGCGTTGGCAGCCAACTCGAGACTGTGTTCGGCTCGTCGAGCCGCCAGGAGCCGATCTCGAACCAGCTCTCGCTGAACGACCTGCCGACCGATGGCAGAATCGGCCCTGTCCTCGCTCCACGCATGAACCCGAAGAACCAGTGCAGAGCCCTTAGGAGATTGTCCGCAGTCTCCTGCGACATCGAACTGGTCTCAGCTCGAAGCTCGCCGATATGGGAGATCACGAATCCCGGTTGCCGCTCCGCCAGCTTCGTCAGTTCTCTGACTTCGGAGATCGCATCGAGTGTGCAGGCAAGCGGGCCTGCCTTCATGGTCAAGCGGCCGGACTCGCACCACCATGACGTCTCAGTCGAACGAAGAACGGCATCACCGATGAAGTCCGGGAATCGAACGAGATAGAACTGGACCCGATCGGCGCTGGACAAGGGTCGGGAGACACCCTTACCAAGCAGCCCCCGAACGACGGGACGCTCGGGATTCGGCTGGACGTGGCTCAGGAGCGCGGGGCCGGTCAACCGCAGGTTCGGAGCGGCAAGCTCGAGCGGCTGGTCGTCCAGACTCGGCGACCAGCGCCCGCTGAAGAGGCCAGCGAACTCGATCCCGGGTTTTGGAAGCCAACGGAGGCAGAGGCCACCTTCAATCTCCCCGAGCACAGCTCCATCGCGCAGCAGCCGAAGCGGCTCCGTCGTCAACGGAATGTCTTCGTTGAGCCCACGCATGGCGAACTCGGGCGTGAGACGCTCGGGCACGCCGGCGAAGATGTCCCTGATGTCGTCACGGCTCATGGCAACCTCGCCAACCTAGCCGGAGGGCTAGCGACGGCCTCGCCGTCCGTACGGCGACTGGTTCGTCGGCTTCAGCGACACGCCCAGCGACGACGCGCGTGTGTAGACGGCAGAGGGAGATCGGCCCAACTTGAGGCCGATTACGCGTGTCGGCGTGTTCTGCCGAGCCAGGGTCTGAAGCCGCCGATCAGATGGCGCGTTCCACCGTGTGCCGGAATTCCGCGTGCTCTTCATGACGTCCTCCAATCGACGAAGGGATGCACAACCCCGAGTTTAGGGTCGCCGACATATTCTCGTACTTTGTGTGTGTGAGTCAATCGTTGATAAGTTAAGACAGTAATACTGTCAGTCCACATGACCATCACTGTAGCGCCGGGACAGTATTACTTGACAAAGAGACACGCGCGCTGGTAAAACCCGCATAGATGCCGCTGGCCGCCGACCAGTTCTACCTTGAGGTTGGGCGCCGTATCCAGGGCCTTCGTGCCACCAAAGGCCTCACCCAGGCTGCCCTGGGTCGTTTGCTAAATCCTCCTGTCACCAGGGCCTCCATCGCCAACCTGGAGAGCGGCCGGCAAGGGCTCCTCCTCCACACGTTCATCCAAATCACCAAGATCCTCGAATGCAGCTTGAGCGACCTTATACCGCCTACCACCACCGCGCGCGTGGATATTGCGCTCGAATCCCAGGTCGCCCGTGAACTGGGCAAAGCTAAGGTTCCCGACGAAGCACGGAGGCGCATCAGCCAGCAGTTCATGCTGCCAGCGAAGAAGAACAAGTTATGAGACTACATTGGGCTCGCAATCAGGCGGAGCGATTGCTTCAGCGGCTCATTGAAGAGCGACGAATCACGGTGCCACCCGTTGATCCCCACAAAGTGGCCAAAGCGGTCGGACTGATCGTCGTTTTAGACGACCTTGGGCCTGAGGTTTCTGGGCTGCTGATCCGGCGAGGCGAGCAGGCGCTCGTGGCAGTTCGTCGTTCGGATCCGGCGAGCCGCCGAAACTTCACAGTCGCCCACGAAATCGGGCATCACGTGCTCGGCCATCAGTTCCATGCAGGCGAGCACGTTCATGTCGACAAAGGCAACTACATCAGCCAGCGCGGTCCTCGGTCGTCAACCGGCGCTGATCCGAGGGAAGTCGAGGCAAACCAGTTCGCCGCCGCTCTGCTGATGCCATCCTGGCTGGTCCAAGAAGAGGCCGAGAGGCTCGGCTCCCCACCTCTCGACTCCGACGTCGCGGAGATGGCAAGACACTTCAAGGTGAGCGAGCAGGCGATGACGATTCGGTTGACTAGCCTACGACTCCTGTAGCCAAGACAGCTCGATCTCTCAGCACCGGGATGCAACATGGCTTCGAGCTCCACGGACACCGCTCAACTCAACTGGATCGCGAACTTCATCTGGGGCATCGCCGATGATGTCCTTCGAGACCTATATGTTCGAGGGAAATATCGCGATGTGATCCTCCCCATGAC
The window above is part of the Luteitalea sp. genome. Proteins encoded here:
- a CDS encoding DUF4020 domain-containing protein, giving the protein MPILDASNSTAPMSRQGPVIDVETSTPRPLHHALISLFRDESAVRVVTTNFDRHFTTALRERYPHVDIFTAPALPLGRDWTGLTYLHGAVERDRSHLVVTDRDFEQAYLADAWATRFLMTMFEAYVVLFVGYSHADPVMRYLARSFVGGTSRFALTLPDQDDHWTHLGIVPVHFPKRVAPDEYSALDDAIESWNAAARMGVFDHRLRIGQLVALPPPLEPENIDYLRGVVGNAVTLRFFVELATLREWLDWAIGERLLQPLIGPEPLGDTGRQVAHWFAERFVVPHAEVALQFVQNHLAILNPGCADAIAFRLAVGRDPLPDGVLRLWATALAAADNTHPHTLERLLRACVDSGDNATALVLFRVLLRPRLRFDPVWSGLHDETPPVLDVELALRGKPYDLRNAWDRSLRAEIPALHCQLLALATEWVYEASGLLRAAGKATDTWDPLSFHRSAIEEHEQDHTHDDWGLIIDIARDTIDWAVIHDATLASATIAPWITAGPSLLKRLAIHGTARRTDVSPSEGLDLIERHQWLYDSGLKHETFELLRAVFPHATDDAQQHFVAYSMDAAVLSTDGEIDKDAARTINYERYNVAVWLVQVAPDSLIARDHLAQMQERHPDFAPRTHPDMDRWISSGWVGPRSPITAQELLAMQPSDAATYVSGYRPERPSFDGPDRSGLMTIFSQVAGQDRPWAMSVAQSLVAAGRWDGDLWGSLLQAWRAPTLSDVELRDVLAILDDHARVGATAALEAAHVIEDALDRTDLVEADIARIERIGERLLTISDGLPPSVYTNGVLDWLTSALNHPAGEVAMAWIKAVSKRMSASADGWNGLPPETRERFEGLLHGEGHNASLARVIFASQVHFLFRADRAWTEVNVVPLFDWAVDADRASQAWHGFLTWGRWNDPLFACMLPFTQQTFTRIDALGEQAHAFVTALANVAAYSQLDPWINAGWLFQFVREASEAHRAEWARTFGRSLEAGSTEGSAAIWQRWLSSYWQARITGVPRPFADAEREAMVAWVCPLKGNFQDVIRFLASAPPDVLDHFTLYRLKQCGLAESHSAAIGKLLADLLPHVTEVQHDTGELFDLAAGALAGGADRGDVRRIAAEMLRLGLTDGERLRRMADDAPDGA
- a CDS encoding SLATT domain-containing protein, whose translation is MTRFHLGIGVPNAVFAATAGAIAFSFFANVWLRLAAGLLSGAAAALAALQTFLNPNERAAAHLNAGNKYEALNGRARIFWTVECWTDEPARVLTERLKDLALEKGRLNETCPQIPRWAYGQAKKVISDGEGTYSVDKPGRLSDRKAGVGAEESPED
- a CDS encoding nucleotidyltransferase is translated as MATTVAQAFLDFKANLEITGLQKQTVSTRQAHVREVLEAGLEVEDSFLTGSSSRSTMIAPLNEADVDVLVVLPASYFHHYREQGTNGGPAGLLDLVKRTLRRTYTRTPDIGRNGQAVTIRFSGFVVDVVPGVRRQGGGFLIPNSITQKWLSTDPRTHVQLMVDANAAHGGSLVPMIKMLKGWNRASGGILRSFHLEVLALSILSNVRISDFPSGVRYVFDKGRALVTQRNPDPAGYGDDVGQYLNTQDKIQAAVAKFQVAYERAIRAEDHGRRGTLRDAIEAWRRVFGDYFPAYG
- a CDS encoding helix-turn-helix domain-containing protein; translated protein: MPLAADQFYLEVGRRIQGLRATKGLTQAALGRLLNPPVTRASIANLESGRQGLLLHTFIQITKILECSLSDLIPPTTTARVDIALESQVARELGKAKVPDEARRRISQQFMLPAKKNKL
- a CDS encoding ImmA/IrrE family metallo-endopeptidase, translated to MRLHWARNQAERLLQRLIEERRITVPPVDPHKVAKAVGLIVVLDDLGPEVSGLLIRRGEQALVAVRRSDPASRRNFTVAHEIGHHVLGHQFHAGEHVHVDKGNYISQRGPRSSTGADPREVEANQFAAALLMPSWLVQEEAERLGSPPLDSDVAEMARHFKVSEQAMTIRLTSLRLL